GAACAGGAAATGGCCGAGCCCGCTGAAAAGCCCAAGCGGGCTCCCGAGGGCCCCGACGGTATCCCACACGCCGATAACTTCGATCGTCAAGTCCTGACACTGATAGTCCGGAGTCCTTCCCATGCAGCACACCACCTCGCAGCAATGCGAGATAGAGATTCACGACTTGGGCGTCGTAGGGAAGCCTCCGCAGGACCACCTTAAGGGCCTGGTCGACTGCTCACGAAACAGAACGGCCGGCACCCCATGGATGGGCATGCCGGCCGTTCGCCTCGCAGAACCTATGACGACTCAGTTGCTCCTTAGTGAGCGGCTGCCGACTTCACCTTCCCCGACGCGATGAAAGGCATCAAGGGCAGGTTTGTCGCATCCTTGTGGACCTTGAGGATGGCGATCGCACCGCGCAACGCATCGGTCAAAGAATGCGTCACGATCGGCACCACGCCTTCCCCCTTATCCACCACCATGTCCATGATCGCGGCGCCTGCCGGCGGAACCATGTAGGTCTGCACGCCCCGGAGACGGTTGGCAGGATTGCCGCTCTCCCAGACATCTTCCCACAACTCCGCGATCGGGTGGACCGCGGAAAAATTGTTCGGACCGGTGTTCACGAAATAAAACCGCACCCGCTCGTCCGGCTTGGCTTCGAGGAAATGCCCGCCGCTCTTGCTGTGCACCGGGTCGTAGCGAAAGACGCCGCCGTTGAACACGACATTCTCATACTTCCGATCGAACATGCCCTGCACGTCGTCCGGATCTTTGTATAGCTCGCTCTGCACCAGAACATATTCGCGATCGGCAACGGGCATGGATTTCTTATCCTTGGGGTCCACGATGATGGCACCCATCATCCCCCGCGCCACGTGCTGAATCATCGGCGACGCGCCGCAGTGGTACACGAAAATCCCCGGCTCTTTGGCTTCCCAGGTGTACTGGAGCGACTCACCGGGACGGAGTTCCCGGTAATGCATCAAGAAATCGGTCTGCGCAGCATGGAAATCCATGGAGTGCGGACGGCCGTTCGTCTCCGGATTCGTGAAGCTGAAGTCGACCAGATCGCCCTGCTCGACCCGGATCACGGGACCGGGATACTGATTGTTGAAGGTCCAGGCACTGTACGTCGTGCCCTCGCCGTCGACGACCACGTCGGTCTCCACGGCCGTCATCTCCACCTTCACAGTCTTCGCTTCCACCGCTGCCGCCATCGCGAACAGCGCCGCGCATGCCAATGCAACACACTGTCTTCCTCTCGCTTCAGCCTCCTTGTTGATAAATGACTCACCGACCGTGTCACTCTAAAACAGGAAGACCTGAAATAGTATGGTTTTCGTCATATGCGCATGATTCGCATGTCGCGACTTTCAGGTTCAACCGATGTGATGCACTTGTTTCGAGAAATACGACGGCTCATACCGCGGCATTTTGCATCGTCTCCCCCGAGTGTGTATAAGCTGGAAAGGTGATACAACGGACTGCATCCCCTCAGCACCACTCCGAATCCAGTACCGGCCGCGCGGCGAGATTTCGCTCCTTGGCTGTGCGCCTGTTGATGCTGCTGGTGCTCACCACAACTGAGTTCTTGGCTGCCACTGCCGGCTTGGCGGAGACTGCGGGCAGTTCGACGCCGATTACCCTCCGTTTCGTCTCCTGGAAGCCCGATCATCCCCGTGTCTGGGATGAAGCGATCACTCGTTTCATGCAGGCATATCCTCAAATTCGAGTGCTTCGGGAGTTGGCCCCCCACAGTTCCACCGCGTATCACGACCTATTGACGCAGAAACTAAAGAACCACGACGAGACCGTGGACATCTTCTTCATGGACGTGGTGTGGGTCCCGGAGTTTGCCGCGGCCGGCTGGACCCGCCCGCTCGATACGGAATTTAGGCCGGAAGAACGCGCGGAATTTCTCCCTGCCACCATTGCCGTCGGAGAATTTGGAGCTCACATCTACGGGGTGCCGAGCCGCATCGATGCGGGACTCCTCTACTACCGAGCGGACCTGTTAGCCAAGTACGGCTTTAGGCCGCCTGAAACCTGGGAAGAGCTCATTCGGCAAGCAGACGCCATCACCGATGGGGAACGCAGAGAGAACCCGACCCTGCGCGGCTATTCGGCCCAGTTCAAACAATACGAAGGCCTGGTCTGTAACATGTTGGAGTTCGTAGACTCCCACGGCGGCACCCTCCTGACCGCGGACGGATCGCGCGCGACCCTCACGTCACCGGAGGCGCTTGCCGCCACGGCGTTCGTGCGCGAACGACTGATCGGCTCCGTAGCCTCTCGCGCGGCGCTCACCTACCAGGAAACCGAATCGCTCGCGCTGTTTCTGCAAGGCCATGCCGTCTTTCATCGCAATTGGCCCTATGCCTGGGAAGTGACCAACAACCGGACCCGCTCGAAAGTCGCCGGGCTGGTCGGCGTGGCCCCATTGCCAGGATTCAGTCGAGGACGCCATGGCGCCACTCTCGGGGGCTGGCTCTATGGGATCAGCGCCTATTCACAACATCCGGCCGAGGCCTGGCAGTTCATCAACTTTCTGTCGACGCCGGCCATGCAACGCTGGTTCTCCCGAGAGGCCGGCATCGCGCCTTCACGGCGATCGTTGTATGACGATCCCGAGTTGCTTGCCGCCAACCCTCAACTCAGAAATCATTTGCACGTGTTGCAATCGGCGGTACCGCGGCCGAGAACCCCTATCTACCCCGCGCTATCCCACCTCCTGCAGAGCTATTTCAGCCGCGCCCTTTCACTGGAGGAGTTCGACCTGCCGCGAGAAGCTGCCGTTACGGACGCGCAAATCAATCGATTGCTCACCTTCACCAAGGCCGGCCCATGAACACCGCCGGCGCCGACCCCAGACAAAGGGACCGGATCGCGGCCTGGACGATGGTGGCGCCCGCCCTCCTCGTGACCGGGCTGTTCGTGCTGTACCCGGTCATGGACTCGCTGTGGCTGAGTCTGCACCGCCTGTTCGTGGGTGTGCCGTCGCTGGGCCAACCGTTCGTCGGGCTGGACAATTACTTGGCGCTGCTTCGCGATCCCATGGCGCATCATGCCTTTGCCGTCACCTTGGCCTACGTGGTCCTTTCCACCCTGTTCGAGTTACTCTGTGGCCTCGGCATCGCGCTCGTGATCCACGAGCGATTTCGTGGCCGCGGGCTGGTCCGCGCAGCCATCCTCATTCCCTGGGCCATTCCAACCGTCGTTGCCTCGCAACTCTGGCGTTACATCTTCAACGATCAATACGGCTTCGCCAACTTGTTGTTGTTCGGAGACCGATTGAACGAATACGTGCCCTGGTTGGCCTTCCCGGGCATGGCCTTCGCGGCGATCGTGCTGGCGGACGTCTGGAAAACCTCGTCCTTTGCGGCGCTGCTGATCCTGGCCGGACTCCAAGTCATTCCCGACGACGTCTACGAGGCGGCGAGAGTCGATGGCGCGAATCTGTGGCAACGGTTCCGCCACATTACATTGCCGCTCCTGAAACCGGCGCTGCTGCTGGCGCTCTTGTTCCGCACCATGGATGCGTTCCGCGTGTTCGACCTCGTCTTCGTCATGACGCAGGGCGGTCCAGGCGACGCCACCCAGGTACTGCAATTTTACGGGTATCAAACCCTCTTCACCGAAGGTCGACTCGGCGAGGGCTCGGCCATTTCCGTGGTCGTGTTTCTGACGATTCTGTGCCTTTCGTTGATCTATCTACGTGCGATCGGCTCGTCACTCGTGGAGCGACGACAGCCATGAATCGGCGCATGCTGCTCATACTCGGTATCGTACTCACGGTGGGAGTGAGCCTCCTGCCGTTTCTCTGGTTCGTGTCGGCGTCGTTCAAGTCTCAAGCTGAGATCGAGGCGGCCCCTCCGACCTGGTGGCCCTCCGGCAGTTTGGGATTTTATCGCAGCGCCCTCATCGACCATCACCTGCTCGACTATGTCGCCAACAGTGCCATCGTGGCCGGATCAACGACCCTGCTGGCTTTGGCCATCGGCATTCCCGCCGCCTACGTCCTGGCGCGTCTTCCTCTGCCCGGCAAAGGCGCCATCATGGCGCTGCTGCTCTGCATCTCCATGTTTCCACAAATGGCAATCGCCGCTCCGCTGTGGCGGCTGCTCGATTCGATTGGAGGCCTCAACCGCCATTGGGGCGTCATTCTCCCCTACACGGCCCTCACGCTCCCGTTGGCCATCTGGATTCTTGCCAGTTTCTTCAGGGAGCTGCCGGCCGAACTGGAGGACGCCGCCCGCGTCGACGGCTGCGGACCCTGGACCACGTTGTGGCGCATCATGTTGCCGCTGGCCTCGCCCGGCATCTTTACGGCGGCGATCTTGATCCTGATCTATGCCTGGAACGAATTCTTTTTTGCGCTGCTGATCCTGACCCAACCGGAGCGGCAGACCCTGCCGGTCGGCATTGCGCTGTTTCAGGGAGAGTTCACGATGCCCTGGGGCGAGTTAGCCGCTGCATCCGTCGTGGCTACGTTGCCGCTCATTCTCGTCGTCTTGCTCTGTCAGCGGTGGATTATTAGCGGGCTATCGGCCGGCGCCGTGAAAGGATGACAGGATGCCCAAGACGAACGACGAGGGGTGTAAGACGGAAGACGCGAGACGTGGCATGATGCGGCCAGTATGCCAGCATGTGCCGAACGAACTTTGAACCGCCGGTCGGACAAGAGTGACGTCGTCTATGGCTCAGCTTGAACTGCGTTCCATCTCCAAGTCGTTTCGCAAGGTCGAGGTCCTGCGCGAGATCTCGTTGCGGGTACCGGACGGCTCGTTCACGATTCTCTTGGGTCCGTCCGGCTGCGGCAAGTCGACGCTGCTGAGGATCATCGCGGGGTTGGATGCGCAAACCTCCGGCCAGGTCATGATCGACGGCAAGGCCGTCGACGCGCTGGCCCCGGCCGAGCGCGATATCGCAATGGTATTTCAACAGTACGCGCTCTACCCGCACTTATCGGTGCGGGAGAACATGGCCTTCGCGCTCAAAATGCGCCGCGCGCCTCGGCAGGTGATCGAGGAGCGCATCGCTGAAGCGGCGCAGCTGCTCGACATTCAATCGCTCCTGGATCGAAAACCACGGGAACTTTCCGGCGGCCAACGCCAACGCGTCGCAATGGGCCGAGCCATCGTGCGGAAGCCGAAGCTCTTTCTTTTTGACGAGCCGCTCTCGAACCTTGATGCCCAACTACGCACGACGATGCGGGTCGAGCTCAAGAAACTTCAACAGCGGCTGCGTGCCACGATGGTGTACGTCACCCATGACCAGGTCGAAGCTATGACGTTAGGCGACCAGATCGTCGTCCTGGAAGGCGGCCATGTTCGACAAGTCGATCCGCCGGATCGCCTCTACGGGGAGCCGGCCAATCCCTTCGTGGCCTCGTTCATCGGCACGCCGGCGATGAATCTGTGGGAAGGGCAGATCGTCGAGACTTCGGGACAGTCGGTCTTTCGGACGGAGGGCTTCGAGATCCCACTGCCGGCGGGGCTGCACATTCACAAGGGGCTACAGGGCTCGTCGGCGACCCTGGGCATACGCCCTGAGGATATTGTGATGGAGCCATCGGCCGGAGCGCTGGCCCTGGAGACGACCATCGAACTGATCGAGGATCTGGGCGCGGATCTCCTGCTGCATGGGCGCATCGGCCCCCTGGGGATCTCGGTTCGCACCGGCCGCCACACTCCAATCGCATCGGGCCAAGCGGTGCGCCTCTACGTGCCGACTGCCAAACTGCATCTGTTTCAAGAAAACCGCCGTGTCCCGTAAACACGGTGTCCTCTTGACTGCCCGCCCGACTCCCTTATCTAAGAGAGTATGATGATGCGCGAAGCCCGCTTTCGCTTGCATTGCTCCAGGAGACCCCGTAAGCTGCCGAAAGGATTGCACTCTTGATGGCGACCTCCCAACGCGACTACTACGACATCCTCGGTATCCCCCGCAGCGCCTCGGCCGACGACATTAAGAAGGCCTTTCGACGTCGTGCGCGCGAATACCATCCCGACCTCCATGCTGGGGCTAAAAAGTCGGAGATGGAGAAGAAATTCAAGGAATTGAACGAAGCGCACGAGATCCTGTCCGACCCCGACAAACGGAAGAAATACGACCAGTACGGACACAACTGGGAGAACGCTGAGGCCTACGAACGGGCTCGCCAGCAAGCCGGCGCCCAACCGGGCTGGGCCGGCACCGGTGCGACCGGCGGTGGAGGATTCGGCGGGAGCGGCGGCGACTTCGGCGACATCTTCGAAACGTTTTTCGGCGGTCGCAGCCGGGGCAGTTCGACGGGATTCCCCGTCGACGGCGAGGACCTGGAAACCGACGTTGAGCTCACCGTCCGCGATCTCCTGACCGGCGTCAGCAAACGCGTGGAACTCTCGGAACGGATTACCTGTAAAGCGTGCGAGGGAAAGGCCGTAGTCCGCGGCCGCCCCTGCGTCGTGTGCGGCGGCTCCGGCACCCAGATCGACAAACGCAAGATCGAAGTGCGAATTCCGGCCGGAGTAGAGGATGGGACGCGTGTCCGCATCGCGGGCAAGGGCCAGCCAGGCATCAACGGCGGGAAGCCAGGAGACCTGTATCTACGAGTGCAACTCGAACGGGACGGAGTGTTTCGCCAGAAGGGCTCCGATGTGCACGTCACTCTACCGGTCTGGCCTTGGGAAGCAGCCCTCGGCGCCGAGGTGATGGCCCCCACCTTGACGGAACCGGTCAAAGTGAAGATCCCGGCAGGGAGCAAGTCCGACAGCAAGCTGCGGCTGAAGGGAAAGGGATTGCCGACCTCAAGCGGTCAACATGGCGACCTGTTCCTCAAGCTCAAGATCGTGATGCCGCAACACCTGTCGGAAGAGGAACGCGCCCTGTACGAACAACTCCAGCGGTTCCACCATACCGATCCGCGAGCGGACGTCTTGGCCGCCGCCCGACGCAATTCGACCTGACCCGACAGACAGGCCGTTCGCCATGCAGATCCTCGAATACACCCTGTTCGCCTTCAGCTCGCTGTTCGTGATCGTCGACCCGGTCGCGGCCGTGCCGGCCTTTTTAGCCATGACCCCGCGGGACTCGATCGCGCAGCGCCTCCGGACAGCCCGGGTGGCGTCACTGGCGGTCGTCATCGTACTGTCGGCCTTCGCGTTACTCGGCCAATCGATCCTGAAAACCCTCGGAATCACGCTCCCGGCCATCCAAGTTGCCGGTGGCCTCGTACTATTGTTGGTGGCACTCGACATGCTGCGGGCACAGCGCTCGAGCGTCCAAGAGACCGCGGAAGAAACCGCGGCCGGAACGACCAAGGACGATATCGCCATTACCCCCTTGGCCCTTCCCATGCTGGCAGGTCCGGCGGCGATTTCGACCGTCGTCTTGTTGGAAGCCCAGGCCAAGAGCCTGGCCGAGCGCGCAGCCTTGTTGGGATGCCTTGTACTGATCGGATTGGCGAGTTACAGTATATTAGCGATCGCGGCCACGGGCGCAAAGTGGCTCAACCCCATCGCGGAACGCATCATCTCCCGCCTGATGGGGCTGCTGCTGTCCGCTCTGGCTGTCCAATTCATGTTCAACGGGCTCAAAGAAGTCGGACTGATACCGCAAGTCGCCACGCACTAACGCTCACAAACCCGAAGGAGGAACGAATGACGACGAAGCTCTTCACATTTGCCACGGCCTCTGCAATCGCCTGCGCCTTGACCCTGTCCCCGGCCTGGGCCAACTACGAAGGCGGGCACGGCGGCGGCGGATACGGCAAGGGCGGTCATGCGATGGGCGCAGGCATCATGGAAATGATGATGCACGGCGGCGCCGGGCACCTCATCCGCCACCTGCTGAAGCATGAAAAGGAAATCGGCCTGTCTGCCGAGCAAGTCGCCAAACTCAAGGACATACAGCTCAATCTCGACAAGACCCGCATTAAGATGGAGGCCGACGTACAGGTCGCCGAGCGCGAGTTGAAGGCGTTGACGGACGATGAGAAATCCGACCTGGGCGCGATCGAAGCCAAGCTGAAGCAGAGTGCGGACCTGCAAGTGGCCCTCCGCATGGTCTCGATTAAGACGCGCCGGGAAGCCCTCGGCGTGTTGACCGCGGACCAGCGCGCGAAGGAAAAAGTCGAGCATGAGAAGGCCATGCAGCAGCACAAGAGCATGGGCAAGGGTGCTCCGCAGGGCAGCAACCCCCATGGCAGCTCCGGCGTAAACCCGCACGGCGCCAACCCCCACGGGCAGGCGGCCCCCCAGCAGTAACGGACGACTTATCGTCGAAGGGAGGATGACTATGTTCAAGCAGGTTGCCATGAGTGCCCTCGCCGTCGGCGCCCTCTGCCTCGTCACCACCCCCGCCTGGAGCGATAAGGGCTCCAAGGGCAAGCACAAGGACGAGGAATGCAACGTCGCGGAACTCATCAAAGACGCCAAGGTCACTATCGACCAGGCCATCAAAACCGCGATCGAGAAGGTTCCCGGGACCGCCGTCGAAGCCGAGATCGAAAAGAAGCACGACAAGACGGTGTGGGAAGTGGAAATCCTCGGGGCCGACGGCAAGATGACCGAAGTCCACATCGATGCCGCCACCGGCGACGTCATCGACACCGAAGCGAAACACGAGAAACACGACAAGAAAGAGAAGAAGCACTAAGTCCCTCCGTACCGGGCGGGATCGAATCGATCCTGCCCGGTCGTTCCCTTTCGCCTCTCCCATTCTCCTCCAAATACCCCAGCTTCCCGCGCCGATTGACCCTTTACGGGATTCTGTGAGAAAGTTTGCCTCTTCGCCGATCGTTGCGAAGGCACATTGCTATTCCCTATAGAGGACTGACCATGACGAGCAATCCGAAACACAAAAGCCACGACCTTACCGATGGACCTGGACGGGCCCCTGCCCGCGCGATGTTGAAGGCCGTCGGGTTCACCGATGCCGACCTGGAACGCCCGCTGATCGGCGTCGCCAACACCTGGATCGAGGTGATGCCCTGCAACTACCACCTGCGCCGCCTGTCCGAGCGAGTGAAGGCCGGCATCCGGGCCGCGGGGGGAACCCCGATCGAGTACAACACGATCGCCGTCTCAGACGGCATTTCGATGGGTACCGAGGGGATGAAGGCCTCGTTGATCAGCCGTGAAGTGATCGCGGACTCGATCGAACTGGTCGCGCGCGGACATCTGTTCGACGGCGTGGTAGCCCTCTCCGGCTGCGACAAGACCATCCCCGGCACCGTGATGGCATTGTGCCGTTTGAACATCCCGTCGCTCATGCTCTACGGCGGTTCGATCATGCCGGGACAGTTCCAGGGGCACGACGTGACCATTCAGGACGTCTTCGAGGCGGTCGGCAAACATGCGTCCGGCAAGATGACCAACGCCGAGTTGAAAGACTTGGAAGACCATGCCTGCCCAGGCCCCGGAGCCTGCGGCGGCCAGTTCACGGCTAATACGATGGCGATCGCCTTTGAGTTCCTCGGCATCTCGCCGATGGGACGCAACGGCATCCCCGCCATGGATCAAAAGAAAGACGATGTGGCCTTCGAGACCGGGAAGCTCGTCATGGAGCTCCTGAAAAAGGACGTCCGGCCGCGCCAGATCATCACCCGTCGTTCGATCGAGAACGCCATTGCCGCCGTCGCCACGACCGGCGGATCGACCAACGCCGTGCTCCACCTGCTCGCGGTGGCGCGCGAAATGGGCGTGCGGCTGACGATCGATGACTTCGACAAGATCAACCGCAAGGTGCCGTTGCTGGCCGACCTCAAGCCGGGCGGACGGTTCATGGCATCGGATCTGTTTGCCGCAGGCGGCACGACGCTGGTCGCCAAGCGATTGATCGACGCCAAGATTCTCCACCCCGATCAAATCACGGTGACTGGCAAGACGATCGGCGAGGAGGCCAAGTCCGCGCAGGAAACAGCGGGGCAGCAAGTACTGCGGCCCATCTCAAACCCGATCAAGCCCACAGGCGGCCTGGTCATTCTCAAGGGGAACCTCGCGCCGGAAGGCTGTGTGGTAAAGGTCGCAGGCCATTCCATCATGCATTTCCGCGGCCCGGCGAAAGTGTACGATCGTGAGGAAGACGCCTTCGCCGCCGTGAAGTCCGGCAAGATCAAGGCCGGCGACGTAGTGGTGATTCGTTATGAAGGGCCTTCTGGAGGCCCCGGCATGCGAGAAATGTTGGGCGTCACCGCCGCCATCGTCGGGGCAGGACTCGGCGATTCCGTCGCGTTGCTGACCGACGGCCGGTTCTCCGGTGCCACGCATGGCTTGATGGCAGGCCACGTCTCGCCGGAAGCGATCAAGGGCGGACCGATCGGTGCGGTCAAGAACGGCGATATGATCACCTTCGACATCGCCAAGCGAAAATTGGATGTCGAACTCAGCCAGAAGGAAATCGCCTCGCGCCTGAAGAAGGTCAAGCATCCCGCCCCGCGCTATCTCTCCGGTGTCATGGGGAAATATGCGCGGCACGTGTCATCGGCCTCGGAAGGCGCGATGACCAATTGACATGACACGTTAGACGGTAGACGTGTCGCGCGTGTTATTAGACAGCGCGGGACACGCGGACAACACCACCTTGAGGACCGTGATGCGGCAATTCGTTCAGCGACTGCTTCGCATCACGGTCCTCGGTTTGTGTAACTTCCTCGCGCATTCTCCCGCCCAAGCCGCTGAATCAGCGGTGCCCCCCTGTATCGATTGGCAGACCCGCCATCCGGAGTGGCTCTGGTGCGACGATTTCGAGAGCGATCGCCTCGAGAGTTATTTCGAACACGACATTCGGCACGGACGCTTCGTAAGAGAAGGTGGCGTCGGCACCGACGGATCAGCCGGCATGCGCGCCGAGTACTTACCCGGCGATCCTCATGGCGGGTTTCTTCATGTCGCGTTTGGCCGCACGCCGAGCCCCTATATGAAGCCGGTCGACGCAGGCACCGCCCGTTACCGGGACATCTACTGGCGCTTCCATCTCCGGCTTCAGCCCGGCTGGACCGGGGGTGGAGCCGATAAGCTCACCCGCGCAACGATTCTTTCAAGCGATCGGTTCGCGCAAGCCGCGATCGGCCATCTCTGGAGCGGCGCGCCACCCGACTCGGACCCAATCCGGCTCTACATCGATCCCGCATCGGGCACGGACGAGTTCGGGACCCTACGGACGACCACCTACAACGACTTTCCACGCCTCCGGTGGCTCGGAGCCGCCGGCGGCTCGACGCCGCTCTTTTCGGACGCCAACGCCGGCCGGTGGTTTTGCATCGAGGTGCACATGAAGCTCAATTCCTCCACCGAGGCGGACGGCCTGCTCGAATATTGGATCGACGATCGGCTCGAAGCCCAACGCAGGGGAATCAACTGGATCGGCGGGTATTCGGACTACGGCATCAACGCAGTATATCTGGAAAACTATTGGACCAGCGTGCCGTTCTCGAAGATCCAGGCACGCTACTTCGACAACTTCGTCGTGTCGACGCAACGGATCGGTTGTAGAGCAGGCGAACCGGGGCCGTAGCCGCCTGCCGCCACCCTGTCCACAGTACCGGAGTCCCCTCCTCGGCCTACCGGCCCACCCCCAATTGCTTCATGTACTCAGCGTTGTCCCAAAAGAGATGCTCCTCGGCAATGCACCCGTTCTTCCACTTGGCAACCATTGCCATCGGCAACTTGACCGTCTTGCCCGTGGGAGCAATGGTCTTCCCATCGGGCAAGGTCATCGGCTCAGAGAAGGTCGCTTCTAAGATCCCTGTCGTGACCGTCCATTCTCCGGAGCCGAACGCGATAGGATGCGCGGTGATGCGGCTGTCGGGCGCGCCGTTGAACAGTCCCTCGATATCCTTCACGTGCGGTTCGATGCCCTGTGTCGTTCGGCCATCGGGAAACACCACCTTCACATCCGGACAGTGAATCTCTCGAAACAGGGTCATGTTCTTTCGCTCGCTGTAGGCCTCGAAATCGAGCCGATCAAAGCGCGTGAGATTGGCTTGCGCGTGATCATCGACTCCCTTGTTGGATTCCGCAGCTTGCGGCACTCCCGGAGATCCGAATGGAAGTGCCAAGACGAAGATCGCGCATGTCCGCTTCATGACTCACCTGTTCGCTGGATGCCTTTCACATCACGTTCAAGGTCTCGGCGGCTGCGAGGGCGCCCTGCTCAGGTTCGACGGCACATCCATTCCACTCGCTTCATCAGAGTGTCTTGTGGGTCCCATCACAGAAGGGAGGATTCTTGGTGTGCTTGCACTGACACAAAGCCACCGTCTTCTTCTCGGTCATGGTGAACTCCATGGGGGTGAAGCTGGTCCCCTTGTGGGCCCCATCGCAGAACGGTTGATTCTTCGAACGTCCGCACCGGCACCAATAGTAGGTGCCCGGCTCCAACTCCATCACGACCGGCTGCTTGGCTGCAACGACTGGCTTTTCCATCCTGCTTCCTCCTGTCTGAATGATTGCGGCAATAGGTTTCGAACGATCGCACGTTACCTGTTCATATCGACAATGGCAACGAGGTCCTCTCGTCATCAGACTCGCTCTCGGCACTTGAGGCACGGGGCCGACGTCCCACGATGCCCCCTCCAATGACATCCTGCACGAGGGCCTGCATCAGACAGCCGGACACCTGAATCGTGACGCCCTGTCGATGCATCTCACCCAGAAGCCTCTTCCCCGCTTCATCGATGAATGTGACTTCCCGAAGGTCGGCGTGCTGGACTGCCCCCCCGGCTTCCTTCATCCGCAGCCAACAGGCCAACAGCTCCCCGACCCAGGGACCGACCAGTCGCCCGGAGAGGACGATGGTGGTCCCATGACCTGAATTCGACTGCGTGATCTTCAACATGGTCTGCCGAGCCTCCGCTGTCATGCTCGAAGCGGCTCCGATTACAACATCCGGAAGCCATACGCCGGCTTGCGTGCCTCAGTCGTACCGGACGCAGGCGCCTCGCTCAACCGGCGAGCGATCGCTCCGTCGAGCGACCACTTCCCACCGCCGATGATGGCTAACACCAGACTCATCGCTATCACGAGCAAGTGGTATTCAAACCCTTCCCCTTGCTGTTGGCCGAACCAGTTCATGAAGAATCCCTGCGGCCAATGCACCGTCGCGACCGCACCCGCCATGATCACGATGAAGCTGGCCGCCGTGAAGCGCGTCAAGAATCCCGCGATCAAACCGAGGCTACCGATGGATTCCCCGATGATGACCAAGAACGCGACCAACCACGGGAGCCCCATCTTCTGGGTAAAGAACCCCATCGTGCCTTCGTACCCAAATCCGCCGAACCACCCGAAGAGCTTCTGCGCTCCGTGGGCGAAGATCACGCTGCCCAACGACACCCGCAGAATCAACCCTGCCCATGACTCGTCCGTTTTAAAGAACCACATGTCGAACCTCCTTGTTGTTGGGATCACATGCGTGTCCCTGCGACTCGATGATGAACCAGTCCAGTCACCCATTCCTTTGCCAGTAGACCGACCATGATCAGAGGCAGGGCCAAAAGCATGCCGTACCACCAACCCCAGATCGTTCTATGATTCATGGCCTCACCTCCCGGTCCTGATGTCACGCTTGCCCATGATTACAGCAAGGGCTGTTCCACCTCACATCAGGTCGGGGATGCCTTGGCTAACTTATTGTTTTGGTTCTGAATTGCCGGAATAACTGAAGCGAATCTTGAGAGAGGACGAAGCGTGTGACGACGTGGAGCAGACGAGGGTTCGTCAGGTGACGAAGTGCATCGTCACGATCGTGGACGGGACAGACCGAGTTTCTTGATCTTCGACGTGAGAGTCGTCCGCTTGAGGCCTAGTCGCGCCGCGGCGCCGGTGGGTCCCCCGATCACCCACTGCGACTCTCGCAGCACTCGAAGGATCTGCTCGCGCTCGGCCTCGTGCAGGGTTGAGTTCGAAGGTGGCGGGGCGGCTTCGTCCAGTTTGAGTTCCCCG
This Nitrospiraceae bacterium DNA region includes the following protein-coding sequences:
- a CDS encoding DoxX family protein, with protein sequence MWFFKTDESWAGLILRVSLGSVIFAHGAQKLFGWFGGFGYEGTMGFFTQKMGLPWLVAFLVIIGESIGSLGLIAGFLTRFTAASFIVIMAGAVATVHWPQGFFMNWFGQQQGEGFEYHLLVIAMSLVLAIIGGGKWSLDGAIARRLSEAPASGTTEARKPAYGFRML
- a CDS encoding ester cyclase, which produces MKRTCAIFVLALPFGSPGVPQAAESNKGVDDHAQANLTRFDRLDFEAYSERKNMTLFREIHCPDVKVVFPDGRTTQGIEPHVKDIEGLFNGAPDSRITAHPIAFGSGEWTVTTGILEATFSEPMTLPDGKTIAPTGKTVKLPMAMVAKWKNGCIAEEHLFWDNAEYMKQLGVGR
- a CDS encoding PepSY domain-containing protein; its protein translation is MFKQVAMSALAVGALCLVTTPAWSDKGSKGKHKDEECNVAELIKDAKVTIDQAIKTAIEKVPGTAVEAEIEKKHDKTVWEVEILGADGKMTEVHIDAATGDVIDTEAKHEKHDKKEKKH
- a CDS encoding NAAT family transporter, translated to MQILEYTLFAFSSLFVIVDPVAAVPAFLAMTPRDSIAQRLRTARVASLAVVIVLSAFALLGQSILKTLGITLPAIQVAGGLVLLLVALDMLRAQRSSVQETAEETAAGTTKDDIAITPLALPMLAGPAAISTVVLLEAQAKSLAERAALLGCLVLIGLASYSILAIAATGAKWLNPIAERIISRLMGLLLSALAVQFMFNGLKEVGLIPQVATH
- a CDS encoding DnaJ domain-containing protein codes for the protein MATSQRDYYDILGIPRSASADDIKKAFRRRAREYHPDLHAGAKKSEMEKKFKELNEAHEILSDPDKRKKYDQYGHNWENAEAYERARQQAGAQPGWAGTGATGGGGFGGSGGDFGDIFETFFGGRSRGSSTGFPVDGEDLETDVELTVRDLLTGVSKRVELSERITCKACEGKAVVRGRPCVVCGGSGTQIDKRKIEVRIPAGVEDGTRVRIAGKGQPGINGGKPGDLYLRVQLERDGVFRQKGSDVHVTLPVWPWEAALGAEVMAPTLTEPVKVKIPAGSKSDSKLRLKGKGLPTSSGQHGDLFLKLKIVMPQHLSEEERALYEQLQRFHHTDPRADVLAAARRNST
- the ilvD gene encoding dihydroxy-acid dehydratase, whose amino-acid sequence is MTSNPKHKSHDLTDGPGRAPARAMLKAVGFTDADLERPLIGVANTWIEVMPCNYHLRRLSERVKAGIRAAGGTPIEYNTIAVSDGISMGTEGMKASLISREVIADSIELVARGHLFDGVVALSGCDKTIPGTVMALCRLNIPSLMLYGGSIMPGQFQGHDVTIQDVFEAVGKHASGKMTNAELKDLEDHACPGPGACGGQFTANTMAIAFEFLGISPMGRNGIPAMDQKKDDVAFETGKLVMELLKKDVRPRQIITRRSIENAIAAVATTGGSTNAVLHLLAVAREMGVRLTIDDFDKINRKVPLLADLKPGGRFMASDLFAAGGTTLVAKRLIDAKILHPDQITVTGKTIGEEAKSAQETAGQQVLRPISNPIKPTGGLVILKGNLAPEGCVVKVAGHSIMHFRGPAKVYDREEDAFAAVKSGKIKAGDVVVIRYEGPSGGPGMREMLGVTAAIVGAGLGDSVALLTDGRFSGATHGLMAGHVSPEAIKGGPIGAVKNGDMITFDIAKRKLDVELSQKEIASRLKKVKHPAPRYLSGVMGKYARHVSSASEGAMTN
- a CDS encoding CDGSH iron-sulfur domain-containing protein; its protein translation is MEKPVVAAKQPVVMELEPGTYYWCRCGRSKNQPFCDGAHKGTSFTPMEFTMTEKKTVALCQCKHTKNPPFCDGTHKTL